The genomic window TTGCTATTTTGTCTATCTCTCTAaagtatttccttatttgtataattGGTCTGGCACTAAAATCCAGGTAgtgttgctatttttattatattgcaaTGGCTCAACCATGAACACTAATATCTTCCCAATTATTTAagttatactttatttttaaaggaaaattttgtAATCACATTTCTATAAATATTAAGTGTGCTTTGGTAGACTTTTAtgaattttgtagttattttgaatagaaCTTCCCTTTCTATTAGTACCTTCTGGATTCTGTTATTATTAAATAGAAATGATATTGATTTTTTTGGtgggtttattattttttttaatcttgctcCTTTGCTGAAGCTATTAGCTATTTCAATTAGTTTCTTTACTGATTCTCCagagttttctaagtaaatcatcatgtcACTAGTAAATGGGCTACAATAGCCTTTCTAACTGGTTTCCTTGTTTCAAGTTTGTCCCCTTCCTAATCTGTCTTCCATCTAGCAGTTAGACTTGTTTTCCTTAAATACAAGTCTGAtcatatcattttcttcttcagtaaacTCCTATGATTCTTTGTTACCTCTAAGATCCAATATGAAGCCTTCTGTTTGGATCTAAAGCACTGCACACCATGATGccaacctaccttttcagctTTATTATGTATTACTCCCTTCTGTGCACTCTATCATCCGTCCAGAATggctgggttgtttttttttttgctgttaatTATGCATCATATACTTTATCTCTCATCTTTGTGCCTTCATTGTGGCCATCCCCCACAGCTAGGGAATGAATGTACCTGCTCACCCCCACCTCTTAGAGACTCAGTTTGATGCCACCTTTTACCTTGTCTAATCTTCTTCCCCAAGCTGCTAGTGTGTTCTCCTCTCTAAATCACCTTGCCTCtattgtgtgtgtacatgtataccaatgtatatgtataaattggtataaatatgcatgtatatatataggtatgtcaTATGTATGTAGATAGCTATAtattacatgcacacatgtacatacatgtacacacatatcttatatgtatatgtatgttctcAGGACAGGAGGAAAAAGTAGACAGTTTGGTTTGTGACTAGCAAGCCATGTTAGAGTCTGGTACTAATGGACCCCAGTCCACACAGGATGCCTATGTGGCCTGGTTAATTTTGTTTATTCCCCAGCCACAGACTTGTCCCGCTCCCCCTGACCAACCTGTTACTCCTCCTTAGACAAATTGGGAGGGTGTGGATGGCTCACCCACTAATGACAAATCTCCTGTTGCTGTTTTGGGAATGCTCTCTTCCTATTTGGATGTATGTGGTTGAAATGACAGGCTTGGGCACTATCTTGTCCAAGGATGCTCAGAGTAGGAGGGATGGGATCCCAGGCTCAGTGGGTAGCTGTCTGGCTCTTCCCTTCTCTACAGTGTAAACTGGAGCAGCAGGCCTGCTTGACCAGCAAGCAGCTGACAGTGAAGTGTGAGGGTCAGTGTCCTTGCCCCACGGAGCAAGCCCCAGCCTCCACCACAGATACTAAACAAGGTAAGAGCTGCTGAAGCACCTTCCACCTGGGGCCCAGTCTACTCTCTGACAACAATAGCGTCCATCCTCTCCAGAGTTCAGCATTTCCCCTGAGGTCAGGGACATTGTACACTGTCCTCAGGATCTGGCCTCTTCCCTGAGAGAGGAGACAGTTTCTGCTTCCATAGGACTCAGTCTCATCCTAGAGATAGAGACAGTATCCACATTCCCCACTCCCGTAAGTGGAGGACTCTTTGAGCCTTGGTTGGAGTGGGAAGGATTCATGACCGGCAGAacaaagggaaggagatgagaagTTGAAGGAAGCAGAAGGGTAGATGAGCAATGAAACCAGGGAGAAGGGAGGTGAGGGCAGAGCTATAACCAGCACTAGGCAACAGGTGCTTTGTCTCAGGGCTGTGACCTGAGGGGTTGGGCATAGGAGAAACCCAGCCACTACTTGCCCCTTGGTCACCTCCCCAAGGTCACCCTGTAACATTCTTCTTGCTAGCTAGACTGTCTGATTATCCTGTCAAAGAGTTCCAACCCTGCAAGACCCCCAGAGACAGTCTGACCTTGGAGTTTCCCAGGTCTTCAGTTTCACTACCCTCTTACCAAATGAATGTGCCCCAAGGCTAAGATTCTCACTTATGGCTCTGGGTGAGGGATTTGGGAAGTCTGAGGAGCCCCAGGCTCAGGTGGGCTGGCAGTAACACAGAATTAAAGCTTACCTTCAGGTCTTCTGCAATTGTTTTTCTGGGTGTCTTGAAAGGAGTAGCTGATGAACACAATTGTAGAGGGTTTGAAGGCTAAACTCCTGAATTTGATTAaatcctgaattttttttaataccaggaaggagagagagtttTTGGGGGGTATAGGACTGGTGATGGGTGGAGTTTGAGGGAAGAGGCGGGGGAGGTGGGGCGGGCAAGAAAGTGGAGGTGGAGGGGATGTCTGTGGGGGGAGATCTGACCATCCCACTTCCTGGCTGTGCTCCCCATCAGTGCTCCCCTTTATCCGTAATTATTATCCTTATCCTTTTGGGTCTCGGGGCAGGGAGCCCATGTTAAGAGAATGTCCATTGACCTCCCTTCCAATTCCCCACCCTCTGCTTCTACACACATTGTGCTGGCCACAGAAACCTGTACTGGGCAGGATCTGGCAGATCTGGGGGACCGGCTGCGGGACTGGTTTCAGCTCCTTCATGAGAACTCCAAACAGAATGGCACTGCCAGCACTGGAGCCAACCCTGCAGGCGGTATGGACTGAGCCAGGCTGGGCCTGGGCAGGAGGGGGATGGGAATGGGAGGGCAAAAGGAGGAAACCATGAGGGCATCGTCCTTGTGTAGGGGCTGGGAGAGGAGGCTTCACCTCCATTTCTCCTGCTGCCTGGGGGCGCTCCCATTTCAAGCCCCTAGAGAAGAATCCAAATCcaggaataaaaggaaggaaCTTTCAGCTGTGGCTGGAGGGAGGCAACCTAAGTGTGGGGAGAATTGAACAATGAAACAGGTGATCAAGGAGAGAGCATTTTCTTCAGGGTTTGCTGAATTTAGTCAGAACAACGTGGgcttgaatcctgcctcacataCTTACCAGTTGTActaccctggacatgtcacttagcCCCTCTAaccctcagtttgctcatctgtaaaatggggataatagcagcagCTACTTCCCAGAGTTTGTTGTTAGGATCAGTTGtcatcatatttgtaaagtgctttgcacagcacctggcatataataaagtTGCCTAGGTAGTGCACTgcgcttggaatcaggaagactcaccttcctgaactcaaatgtggccagacacttactagctgtgtgaccctggactagtcacttaaccctgtttgcctcaattttttcctctgcaaaatgaactggagaagaaaatggcaaacctctccagtatctctgccaagaaaaccccaagtggggtcatgaagagtcagacacgactgcaTAACAACCTAAATACTAGATATTATTATATTTCGCTAACCTTTCTGacccttagtttgctcatctgtaaaacgtgcataataacagcatctgtctcccagagttgttgtgaagatcaaaagagcacatgtaaaaagtgctttgcaaacctgaaacataaacagttgttttgatttcttgaaaaacAAGAGAACCATGTGGGTTTTGTCTGAGTTAGGAGTACTGCATTCTGGAGGTAGGTTGGTAGATGAAGTAAGCCTCCTGGAGTCCACGAGGATTCCCAGACATTGTGTTTAAGCTGTTCCCAGCAGAGGTAAATGGGAGAGGGTGGGAGACATTTAGTAAGCCTGGGGGGTCTGAGAGGAGGATGGAGAGGGCACGTGGAGGGGTATGAGTGGGGATAGAGTCAGCAGGTGGCTTGAGGGGCCAACCACAGCATCCCTTTTCTCCCCAGGGCTGGACAAGAGCCTGGGGGCCAGCTGTAAAGACTCCATTGGTTGGATGTTCTCCAAGTTAGACACCAGCAATGATTTGTTCCTGGACCAGTCTGAGCTCGCGGCCATCAACCTCGACAAGTATGAGATCTGCATCCGTCCCTTCTTCAACTCCTGTGACACGTACAAAGATGGCCGCGTTTCTACTGCCGAGTGGTGTTTCTGCTTCTGGAGAGAGAGTGCGTGGCCCTTTACCTTCAGAGGCTCGTCCTTGGGGAGCCCTGGCCCTGAGGGTGGGAGCAGGGAAAGGGGCCACCAGAAGTCAAGGGGCTCTGGAAACTGCAGGCCCGTCTACTTGGCCACTTACCTGACTCACCTTGCAAATGCTGTAAAGACAAAACATTTGCCACCTCAGTCAATTGCAATCGTTCTCCCTTTCAGACATTCCCGTGGGTCAGATAAATGAAACCAGCGGTCTTTCCTAATTATAGGGGTCTCAgaagacagagtgctgggcctgaagtcaggaagacctgatttcaaatttggcctcagacacttactgactgtgtgtctctggacaagtcacttaaccctgtttgccttagtttcctcaatggtaaaatgaggatagtaacaTCGCTTACCTTTACCTGATCctgttgtgagtctcaaatgagaaaatatttgttaaagcaCTTAACTCAATGTCTGGCTCCTAGTAAGTGCTGTAAAAACgttagctgttattatccccagaAGCAGATTGTTTATTTGGTTTTATGACCAGTGATAACAACATCCCACTTTTTATAGGGtgctctcctccccctccccatcgcCATACCTTTGGGACAGCTTCCATACCTTATAGTGCcaaagcacacagtaggtgctttaaaattgtttgttgattgattagttgatATGTTCTGTGTCCTCTTCAGAACCGCCTTGCCTGGCTGAACTGGAGAGGATTCAGATCCAGGAGGCAGCTAAAAAGAAACCAGGTGAGCACTTGGCAGGAAGGAGACTTCTCTGAAGGAGACTTATGGCCCTAGTCACTCAGGGAGAGCTTTGGTCTGGGGAGCCTGGAGAAAGGAAAtccttcctttgcttttcttctgtGGGAAGAAATGTCGCCCCATCCGATTAAAGAGCATTGACCACATGCGGAATGTCTAACCCTGGCTAAGATTCTCtggggataaataggaaacataTAAGATGTGGTCATTCTCTGCCTTCAGTGAGTTTCTAATCTAAATGAGATGCCTAATAATGAATTAAATGCTGCTAAGTGCAGTaggaggcagctgggtgacaaCATAGTGTtgggctgggagtcagaaagacctgagttcaaatttgacctcagacactagcagcgtgaccctgggcaagtcacttaaccctatgtgcctcagtttccccatctgtaaaatgaaccggagaaggaaatggaaaaccactccagtacctttgccaagaaaacctcacatgggaTCATGGATAgtctgaaatgacttaacaacaaaagTGCAGTAGGAGCTCATCAAAGTGGCAGGTTAGTGTGCACTAGGATTGGAGCTGACTTGGTGGAAGACTTGAGCCAGGCTTGGAAGGGTGAGTGGGATTTgaatagggaaagggaaaggaataagcattgcTTAAGTGCCCGCcatgtgccaggagctgtgctgAGCATGttataagtattatttcatttgatccttacaacaactctgtgaggccatgatccccattttacaattgaggaaactgagacagacaggttaagtgacttgcccaaggtcacacagctaggaagtggcggaagctggatttgaactcagggtcttcctgactccaagcccagcactctatccactgtgctctTTAGCTGCTATAGGGGCAGGAGGGGAACGTGGGAGAGCAGAAAGGATGTTCTAAGCAAGAGAAACAATAGCAAAGAGAGAAGTGGGTCAGAACATGCAGGGGATGGTCAGAGGTTCACATTGGAAAGTTGTAAGAGATTAGGCTGAATCAGGTAGGAGCGTTCTAGAGGAGTTTGGACTTGGCTAGGTGGGCAATGGGCCTTTCTCTAAAGCAGCTGGTGGCACTGGGATAGTgttggatctgagttcaaatgtgacctgagAGTGTGATGCTGAGTGAATCACCTAACCTCAACCTCAGTTTACTCCCCTGTGAAATGGGCAAATTGAGGGTGTGAttacatttttatagtactttaggCTCGTAAAGTCCCCTTctcacaattctgtgaggtatGAGGTGGTGGAGAGAGTCAGgaccacctgagttcaaatcctacctgataCTGACTAGCTTTGtgaagctgggcaagtcatttcatcaacTTGAGACTCAAGTTTCCTCCTCAGCAAAATGAGGATCACAATTGAGAGAAGTGATTATTAATAACGAatatttggggagatccagagttctgtccttctaaagtcctgattttaaAAGTTCAGCCTCTTGAAAGGCATTGCTGATAATGACCACCATTGCCTCCTGCTCAGGGTTGGGTAAAGCACGATAGAGAGCCCAAAGATGGAGGGGTCTGGGTATAGAGATAGTTTCTCTGTCCAAGGGTGACATGATACCACTCTCAGCCCCTAGTCTTAATACAGCCTGCCTCCCATTGTGTTAACCAGAGTTGACTGCCATTCATTCCTCTTCCAAAAGACCATTGAAGCTTTGAGCCTGCCACCATGATTGTCGTAGGTCTGAGAGAGAGgcgccaaatgaccatccttttattaataacctgctggccttattaatacAATGATTGAATTACCCAGAAACGACCTCTCTCCaacctttttaatcatcacacAGTGCCTCCCTTACATGTCATGAAATGGCAGTAGGTATCTAAAGGACTTGCCCAGCTTAAAGCCATGTATAAATGTAGACTTTGTTTGCAAGTGTTGaccctgaagaaactgagactcaaggagtGAGGAGATTTAGACCACAAAATCAGAGTCTGTTAGGAGGATAAATCATCTATACTAGGGGTTTTTAACCTTCCTGGTGCCGCCAACTTCTGGGCccacagaccccttctcagaacaacgTTCTTAAATGTGTACAAGACAACACACAGGATTGCAAAGGATGCCAAATACATTAAATTTgtgtcatcaaaatattttttaaaaaatgttccagGATCCTAGGTGAAGGAAGGACTCTTGATTTAATTCAACTCTAGCTttctacagaagagaaaagagagaaagtgctTTGTCCCAAATTGTCCAGCCAATTGGTGGAAGgccagaactcaaacccaggcctCTGGACTCGTGGCTCCATGTTTTAGAAAGATTAGTCTCATTACTACTGTCTTGTAAGCCTTAAGGAAGGTTGGTCATCTAGATTggctgtgctgagtgctgggagAAACCCCAGTATAGCTCCCTAAGCTATGGCCCTAAGGTGAAATAGGAATTTCATTTGACTGTTAAGTCAACCTTTTACAACTTGGCCTCAAGCCACCTTTCTAGCCTCATTCCTGTACTCTGCAGGCCAGACAAACTGGCTTCCATGTTGTTCTTCCCACATAAGGTGCCATCTCCCAGGCTTTGGAATGTCCTTCCTCTCCTTCAGAGTCACTTAGTGGCTTTCAAGCCTTGGCTCAGCCTCTACCTTCCCCATGAATACTTTGTATCTCCCCACAACTGCTAGTGACCAACTTGCCCAAAACTACCTTGGCTTAATTTGTATCTTAACAATGTGCTTGGATATGACCTGTGGTCAACCCTCATagaagtaagctccttgaaggcaggggctctTCCACTTCTGTCTCTGTAGCCCCACTGCTTAGCAAAGTCCTGACACacagtagacccttaataaatgcttgttggttgattgatttataTGATACGTGTCCCTATGGTTCCTGTTACATCTGCACCCTCACCTCAGGGGCTGTTTATACCCACCACTGCTGTGATCCCTTCACTTAGTCTCTTTTGTGAGAGGCTAAGTACCCAGTCCAACACTTatgtcttctccttcctccttcctaggCATCTTCATCCCCAGTTGTGATGAGGATGGTTATTACAGAAAGATGCAATGTGATCAAAGCAGTGGCGACTGCTGGTGTGTGGACCAGATGGGTCAGGAACTGACGGGAACCCGGATACATGGGAGCCCAGACTGTGGTAAGCTGGGTGAGGGAGGTCTGGAGACCCACTGGGAGGTGCCTGccggtcctgggatgaggagtcTGCTCTGGCAGGGAAGATGGGGCTCTGTTTTTCACTCCCACTAAGACCTGAGACTCTTCCGCTCTTGGGAAGGGTTTCTAGGTTAGGAGGCTCCCAAGGCCTCCCTTCTGAAGTCAGGATTAGTAATTCTAACCCACTCTCTTTATTGTCACCCCACAGATGACATCGTTGGGTTTTCCGGGGACTTTGGGAGTGGTGTTGGctgggaggatgaggaggagaaagagacgGAGGAGGCTGGCGAAGaagctgaggaggaggagggcgaAGCGGGCGAGGCTGATGATGGAGGCTATATCTGGTAGAAGCCCAGTGAGGGaggcctggggggagggggatattGGGGTACTGACATCTGGAAAGGGACAAAAAGGCAGTGAACTGGGCAGAAACAGGGCAGCTTAGTGAGCTGATCAGGAAAACACAGTCGAATGTAACTTGACTCCAGTGGGGAAGAatgaatgtgtgtgagtgtgtggcaTGTTTGTGGAGTTTGTGaactgtgtgtgtgcgtgtgtgtgtgtgtgtgtgtgtgtatgtatgtgtatgtgatggGTGCGACAAATGAGCATGTGCATGACCTGCAGCTGTGGGCAGTGTCATTGAATGATGCCCCTCCTGGCAAACCAAACCACCAAAAGTCACCTCCAGccttcatttattattattttttaaaacactacATTGAAAATTGGTGAGATATGATACTCTTCTCCCCTCCACACCCTGACACCCCTACTCAAAGCTAAAAGTTGATCTACCCATTCATCCCAAATGCCCTGTCATTGCTGTTCATTCTACCTGTCCCTGTCCCCTCTAGAGTCACTGGCTGCCATTTATACTAGACTCAGCTCCTCTATATTCTGGGTTCAAGTAGCCACAGCCTTAGCTCCAAAACGAGAATGTCTTACGGTCCACCAAGATGGAGTACGCAAATTGTTCTCAGGGTGTGCATCCTTCCCAAAGACCAGAAGCCATGACTCATGAGCTGTTTTGGCAGTGAGATTGTCAACCACATTGTCACTAGCCTCAGAATGGAGGAGAAGACCTTCCATCTGAGAGTGAACCCTTCCCATGGCTGGTTTCTTGCAAAGCCAGAGAGTTTCTTCCAGCCCAGATTGTgggagaggtggggggaagaTGGGGATGGGGCAGGACAGAAGCTCCCACAACTACTGGAAGAAGCTTAGGATTGGTGGTGAAGAGAAGGCCTTGTTTACCCAACAGCTCCTACAAAGCTATGCTAAAGTTATCACTGGGGTGGGCACGGGTCCCCGCTGCTCGCTGTCCATCTCCTTGTCCCTAGGATTGGGAGCACTTCCACAGAGTTGAAAGACTGGATACTTTTGGGTTGAGGATTGGAACAGTTCTGACTTGGAGATCATTGGTTTAGGGCCTCTTGGATCAGAGCATGACCTAGCCTCTTCTTACAGCCATGATTTTCCCTAAAGTTTCAGCTGGCATTTAAAGCCAGGACTGCTTTCTTTGGGGAGCAGTTCCAAGTTCCTTCCTGATAGTTGGTCTGTGGTGACTTGTTGCCCTGATAAATTGACATTGAGCATGTTGGGTCTTTCTGGGTATAGAAATGAAAATACCTGGAGCATGTCTGTACTTCTTCCCTGGCCCCTTTATCAGAATTTCCCACACTTTTCTTGGACCAGTGGAAACAGGCAATCCCCTATCAGTTTTTTGAAACAAATTTCAAAGATGACCAGATGACtctggggagtgggggtggtaGGAAGGCATTCTACTTTCctgccttctctgggcctcagttctccctctcccccacccccatccatttatttagcaagctgttattaagcacctactatgtactctAGGCACTGggcatataaaaatgaaaaaaaaatcaggattttACATTCAAATGGCGAAGGGAATTGATATGTACCTCTGTATTCCAAATATAGAGGTGGAAAGAGAAAGTAATTTTAGGGTCGATGCCATTAGCACCTAAGGGAGTAAGGAGAGGCCTGCTGTAAGACCTGGTCCTTGAGCTGAAAGGAAGCCAAGGACTCTGGGAGATGGAGGTGGGGGCAGCCTGGATGCTCATGTCACAGACAGTGGCCATGAGGCTGGTTTTATACTCCTAGGTGACCTGCTGTCTGTAGCCCTGGCTCTTTTGACTGGAGCACAGAGGGGCTTGGATTCTTTCCGTTCACTGCTTGTGGTTATGAGGGCATTTGGAGATGTAACAGCATCACTGGGAAGATtagagggcagggggaggagaaagggagagtcaGGGTCCTGGGGCAAGATCCCTCCAAGATGCCTAGCCAGTCAGTAACAACCACATTCTGCTGGCCCAGGAAAGGCTCCTACTAGGACAAGTTACAGGCCAGGCTGGGAGGGGACCACTACTTCCCTcgtgggtttttttccttctgttcagtTCCCTTGTAATTGAAGGAATTTTCCTATTAATGAGAAAAGGTTCCCTGTTCATGTCCTCACCATCCTGACACCCAGTGCTCGCAGAtgcctgtgcatgtgtgtgtctgtgtgtgtttctaaAGACAGTCAGtggcatgtgtgagtgtgtgagtggtGGAAGCCCTAGACTGAGTGAGTATATGAATATgagtgtgtggatgtgtgtgtgagtTGGGCACaggagggagtggggggtgggaggaagggtaGGCCTGCCCCATGTCTCTCTGGACTGCCTACCTTTAACTTTTCCCTACACATCCCATCACTTCGGCTGAGCTCAGCTTTGAAAGACCCTCCCCGACATTCCCCCTTGCCCTCCCACTGAAGGACTCCCTTTGCTTCTCTCCTGGGAGGAGTCAAGCTCTGAAATGCCAGTCATCCCAGCTAACTGCTCGCAGTGGTACCACAGGAAAGGACACTAGCTCAGCTCTGATAATAAACATGTCTTGCCTTCTgaatcctcctcttccctcctggcTGTCTCTCTCCCCATACTACCCACTCCCCCAATACCTTCTTCAATGgactctctccctctgtccaggCAAAGCTTGTTTGAGGTTCCCCCTGCCACCCCCACATTTCCCGAGGGGCCCACCCTTGTGTCCCTGAGTTACCTTCGACCCTCCAGTGTCTTTAGGGTTGCAGTaactctctccccatccccccaccccaaacatgGACTGTTCTCTTGACTGCTTTCATCCTCAGTCCTTGTTCTGGCGGCTTGGAGGGAGGGGTGAGAGGGCAGGAAGGCCTctgtccccctcctccctccccgagGAGGCTTGTGCTCTCTATGTCTGCTT from Notamacropus eugenii isolate mMacEug1 chromosome 1, mMacEug1.pri_v2, whole genome shotgun sequence includes these protein-coding regions:
- the SPOCK2 gene encoding testican-2, which encodes MSAGGFGLRLLLLPLLLIAAPAPGSAEGDLKGVKDGETPGNFMEDEQWLSSISQYSGKIKHWNRFRDDDYIKSWEDSQQGDEALDTTKDPCQKVKCSRHKVCIAQGYQRAMCISRKKLEHRIKQPALKLHENKEGFCKPCHMTQLASVCGSDGHTYNSVCKLEQQACLTSKQLTVKCEGQCPCPTEQAPASTTDTKQETCTGQDLADLGDRLRDWFQLLHENSKQNGTASTGANPAGGLDKSLGASCKDSIGWMFSKLDTSNDLFLDQSELAAINLDKYEICIRPFFNSCDTYKDGRVSTAEWCFCFWREKPPCLAELERIQIQEAAKKKPGIFIPSCDEDGYYRKMQCDQSSGDCWCVDQMGQELTGTRIHGSPDCDDIVGFSGDFGSGVGWEDEEEKETEEAGEEAEEEEGEAGEADDGGYIW